DNA sequence from the Corvus hawaiiensis isolate bCorHaw1 chromosome 6, bCorHaw1.pri.cur, whole genome shotgun sequence genome:
CATCTCCTTTGAGTTGCTGCAATGAGgctgagcaaagaaaaattctaaGAATGTGGATGAAATTGTTTTAGGTTGATGTGAAAATCATCACTTACCTACAGTAGTTAAAATGCCATTGTATCCAAtcagttaattatttttttcttttgtctcccctctcctttctttttcagtgttagTATTTTAGACCTTGTTGGGATGAAAACTAACACTGAAATAAGGATATTAGTTCATTAGTTAAGCTTAACTTCATTGCTGTTTCCTATGGGAAAGTGGTTAAAACAATATTCCTACAAGAGTGAAACACAGCTCAAAACCAAGGCAGGAGTAAGCAGGTGTTTTGTAATTAGTGATATTCCTGTATCACCCACAGCAATTACCTGCTGGTCCTTTAGGGCAGGGAGTTGGGCCATCTGGAGAagagaggcaggaggaaagAATGAGAGGAAAATTTGCTAAGAGCAGGGGTAGAGCAAGGCAAGGGATACAGCCAGCACAAACACTTGCCCTTGAGCAAAGCTGGGAGTGAAGAGTAAACGTTTGGTAGGAAATGGACTTGGAGCAGGGGTGAAGATGCATCTTTGTGTCACGGGAAACaggagtttgtttgttttctgtagaCCAGCAGGACTGTATCAAAAATACCTGAAGCAGCCAGTAGCCATTAACTTTACAACAGCAATTTTAGgggagagagagtgagaatggATCTTGGTTTTGTTACAATTTGAGGCGAAGTCGATCTGAAAGCGGcgaaaataaatattcttcatttatttatttagaaattaaacaTGAGGGAAACCATCTCTTTTAACCTTCAGCTGTATGTGATCTTTCCTTGCCAGTCGGGCTTGCTGACACTTTCCTTGCCTTGCATTTtgttcctggagctggagagctgggagggCTCCCTGCATCCCCCTTTCCTGCCCAGTCAGCTCCTGCCTCTGGTGGGAAGCTGGGAATTGAGATaggggagctggcagagccagcAAGGTGTCTCCAAAGCACCCCTGATGCCCAGGAGGCAAAACTTAATCTTCTGCCCTGATACAAGCAACTTTCAGAAGGCACCCTGGATCCTGCAGCATTTTGGGCCTTGTGTGGCTCACAGGAGAGCgagcaaacagaaaatctgaattcttctgtttctttttccttctccctgtttCCTCCTTGCACAGTGGCTCCTGACATGAGACTGCCTGATTTACTCTGTGAAGATCCCAGCACTATTTTCGGTTATTttgtaaaagcaggaaaatttggGAACATGGGTCGTGGTTTCCCGCACTCTTCTTTAAACCTAGGTCTATTCTGTGTGCACCATTATTTAATGTATGTCCTTCAAGGGTCTTTTCACATTATTTCAGTATAAAGGGGAACAGAGATCAAGGAACTTTGACTTTCTTATTCAAACATAGTTTCCTCCTTTGTTAGAATATTGCAGAAAAGATACAAGGGTGGAAGGAATGGAGCACAAAGAACACCTTTCTGGTTTTACCTTTATAGGGATATAAGCAGTGCTAAACCTAGGCTTGGTCACCTCATACTGTGGACTCATCTTACTCCTCCCCCTCATGGATTTCACCTCCTAGCAAATGGAAGGTTTTTCACTATCTAGTTTTAAATGAGCACATTTAAATGAGCACATTCAACAGCAGCCCACAAGAAGgccttttttctcctcaatATGACCAGGAATGGGATTCACACTTGTCTGTTTCTACGTAATGTCAGATTTAACTTACAGATCTTTTGTTAAATTCAGATGGAGCATTTCTTTCAGTGCAGTCTTTCTTCGCTCCAGCTCTCCACTATCAGGGCCTAATTCTGGGAAATGAAGAGCACAAGGCCAAACCTCACTGAAATGACCATTATTTGTGCTTGTCAAGCACATCTCAGTTTGTGTACTACTCTGTCATCTCCTGGATGCCAAGAGAAATGTTTAAAGCTTAACTCCTTGCTCAAAATTGAATCTGTGGTGTGGAATCTCCTCAGCTTTGCAGAAGTTAACTTCCAGaatcacagcagaaaaataatagaaaccaggtatggtttgggttggaagggaccttaaagctcatcccattccaccccctgccatgggcagggacaccttccactaccctgggttgctccaagccccatccagcctggccttgaatgctcccagggatggggcagccccagcttctctgggcaccctgtgccagggcctccccacccttacagggaacaattccttcccaatatccagcctgagcctactctctttcacctcACCTTTGAGCCCTATTCTAAGAGAGAATTCATCAGCTGGTAAACAGATTTATGCTGCCAAAGCCTGACCAATGCCAATGCCACTCTACCaacattcatttatttaaatgacaACGTCAGGCATCTCGGAGATTTAGTTTCACAAAATCAAGGATAATCTTGTGATGTGTAGGTCTACTAAAGTGTTTGAAGTAGTTGACAATCTTACTTCTCTTGGACAGTCTTGGAAAAAGTACAATTGATAACAGCtggtcttaaaataaaaataaatatatgtaaattaaaaaacaaacaaacaaaccaaaacatcGGTTTTCTAACTCCTGCATTATGTAAAAATAAGAATGTAGCCTCTTATGGCCAGAAGAGCCATGAAAGTGCTATACCTTCTCTGTGGACATAAATCTGGTAAGTGTAAAATATCCATGTGCTCTGGGAGGGCAGCATCACTGAGATAATAGCCTATGGCAAGTTAGAAtgaaaatacttgaaataaaaaatatacctcttttttttttttttttttaagaaaagaaaacgTGAAAGTCATTGACAAAATTATTACACCCAGCTAATTTACCTTTGAGTGTGCCTCAGCTTATCTCTCATCTCTTTCCCCACAGGGAACAGTCCTACAACAGCTAAAAGCAAGCGATGTGGTTTTGGGTTCTAGTACACAGCGTATAAAACCTGTCCGTGTTAATGCCTCTCGTACAATCACAGCTGTTAGTTTTTTTAGTAGCATCTTGAAGGCTCTCAGTCCCTCCCATCCCCAACACGAGCTCCCCCCACCCCGTCAGTGTCCTCTCCTTCTGCGCTGGTTCTTGCTCGGGGCCTTCAGGAGACTCTCCCGGTATTTCACGTTCGTGTGGAACAGCCGGACCATTTCATGGTCTTTGTTATCCAACACTCTGGGCAGAAAGAGAGAGGATTTCTGTGTCCTGCGGGTCTTAAAGCCCCTCCTGGGTCGTCCCTTGCCATTGATTGAGACGTACCAGAGTCTCTCAGCGCTGGCTTTGCGCTTGGTGCCGGCCCTGCTGGGGACAGTCCGGTACAGACGGGAGGCGTAGGTGTTGTAACCCAGCTCGTGAATCCTCTCCACGAACTCACACTCAGAGTTGTAGTTCTCCTGCAAAGGAAACGCAACAAAATCTGAAACAAGACGCAGTTTCAGGACAAGGACAGCAGCACACTTGGGAAGAAAACCTTGGGCTGGGGCTACAAAAGGCAGGAGGGAAGCGCTGAGCCTGAACAAGGTGCTCCCTGGCAGCAGTGTGAGCACACTGTGCATCAGAGACCCCAGGAAGAGGccccaaaaccaaactgaaaacaaaaaaatgacaCGTAAATAGGAGTGAATAGCTCTGCTGATTGTtcagcagtaattttttttggtgcttaTGAATTTAACACACCTGTGAACTGGACAGGTGATTTAATTGCTGCCTATCAACCTCTGCCATCTATAGAAAAGGCAGAATCCTACAGCGTGATGTAAAATGTGTCTCTTCAATTCTGTATTAGATACACTTGTAGTCTATTACATCCAGTCCATGATGGATATTTGAGCAGTAACCTGCATCTTTACGGAGCTTCTTCGTCAGCACAACAAAGCGAAAGCACGCTCTGCTTACGAGTGTGTTCCTCCAAAATGCCCGGCTGCTCCTTCATCACAAACCGTAAGGCAGAACGTGCACCCATCCCAGGTGCTCACATCTCACATGATCTGTCCAAATTTGCCCCTTTTCACCTGCTCCTTGACTGAGAGACAGCTCTGCAAAAGCCTGGCACAAGGAACTGTCCCCCactccctgggagcaggagaaCCAGCACAAAGGACCTCCCACACTGTCCACCTTTCCTCAGCCCCAAACCCATCCTTGCTCTGCCTGTGGGATTAAGATTTCAGGATCTAACACGTGCGAAGCCCAGAGGCAGAAGGGAACTACCACCATGGTTTTATATTTTTCGTTgtctggaggaggtggaaaggGCACAGGTAGCCAGGCTGGGGCCAGAAAAGCCCTCAGACCCCACTAACAGCATATCTTTAATGCTGTTCACTCCCCAGAAAGGCTGATGGGCGTATaacaagattttaaaagacTCCACATGTCCCGGCTTCCCAGCTGTGAAACGGAAGTGCCCTTCCTTGCAAGGACAAGGTTTTCAGATGCTGCGGTGCTGGAGCCCACGCAGCCACCAGATGTAGGTGGAtttgtcctgctgcctgcctccctTCTGGCTGGGGGGGGAGGTTTATCACACAGGATAAATCTAGAGGATTATCACGATCTGCTAAGGGCACAAAGGAATCCTGCAGGCTCAACAAACCCATTTTGTTGACATGGGGAAATTGGTGAACCGAGGGATAACGGAGTTGTTCCGGTACGATTTCATAAAATGCTCCCTGAATTAGTCAGATTTTTGCAACAGGGGCTTTGCACAGGGTCTTGGGCCAGTGATATCAGTGAAGTTGTTGGACAGTTTTCTCCAGGCAAGCAAAGCCAGGAAGTTcctcctgagctgagccctcACCCCTCTGGACTCCTGTGAAAAAAGCTGGAGTGGAATAGCTTTCCCTGGCTTGTCCCTCCAGCTCTGAAACACAGGTGTAAAACAGCCTCTCTcaaactgcagctggagaggacAAATTATCTTTTCAAGTTATACAGAAACCTTTCATGGCTGATATTCTTTGGCACGAGACAGATGAACAAACTTCAGGATGACCTGATGCTCCTCACACCAGAAAGGGAAGTCCAGGAGAAAAGGAGTCTCAGAGCTatcctgctcctggctttcCTCCACTTTAGGAGAGGAGCTTTTCCGAATTTGTTTAgtcttattttatttcactttaagTAATCTGAAGGAATAAACTCCAAACCTattttgaagaagaaagagagaaaaataagaaagaaattgaaaaaatcaTCCTTCCAAATAATTTCCTTGGGTCAGATGCTGGCTCTGAGCTGATGGAGGAGATCCACTGAGAAAGATACCCATTTCAATCAGAATATTAACCAGAAGCACAGAAGTGGACAGACTTAATTTTGGCAAGCAGAGCTACCATGCCCTCACTAGTCTTCATCTGTATTTCACTTTGCCAAAATCGTTTTTGGTTTggttctctgcagcagcaaagaacCCTCATCTTTACACACAAGCTCCTTAATCAGGGAGCATCACGTGAGAAATTGGGTCATAAACACTGCCAGAACACTCCTGAAAAGTGGAGTTAAATGTGTCAAGCTGGGGAGGCACGGAGCTGATTGTGTCACCTAGGCTGGGTTCTCATGGGAGAAGATCACATTGCTCAAGGGTATGCCCTGCTGCTCAAATCAGCAGAGGTACATCTAATGACTTCTAGGAGGGAGCAAATTTCACCTCAGCCagatttctcctctccaaaccTGCTTCCATGCCCCAGGATTCACGGGGGAACTGCCCACTTTGGCTGCCGTGCAGTAAGAGATCGCAAGATTGCCGGGATGTAATCAAGGACAATGGGAGAAATTCAAGTAGGGAGATAATGTGTATGGTACACGCTGACAAACGTGCCCTGGTGTGTCCCTGAGTGTGAAGAAGTCTAAGCTGAAGCATTTTATTCACTCAGGGGAAATACTGTCTGGGCTGAAAAGGCAAGGCTCCCACCTACATCAGTACACCCCAGATTTTATCTCGCAGATCAGGGCAAAAAATTAGGTCAAAGGAGTAAAATAAGGTGTTTATTTTCACCTTTGTCTTCCTGCACCTTCTCCTTCTTGCTCTCTTTGCTATAGCCCTGCCTTTTAGTACCTGTAAATTGTTTCACTGCCCGCCCAAAAGCTCTGTGCAAAGGAACTCCCATCAGGAGGTTGCTTTCCCGTAGCATCAATGCTCACTTACTTCTGGACATTCTTTATCTGACATGTGCCTTCCAGCATCCAAGATCCACGTAAAATATGGGCGATTCTGCCATTCCACGTACCTGTGGCTGTCCAGGCAGTACGAAAGTAAGAACACGGCTTTTCCCCACTTTTAAGAACATACCGATTGGTTGCCTGTAAAAATTCCAGGCAAAAACCTCTTGTAACATCActcttctctggaaatgtggaTTTGGAAGAAACCAGTGCTCCCCACTAGACCTGTTCACCCCACAGGAAATGATAGGCACATGCCAGACTTCAGCCAAACTTACTGATGCATAAAGCC
Encoded proteins:
- the FGF3 gene encoding fibroblast growth factor 3, yielding MVIIWILFLTLLQEPWSPGRAAAVPEAAGAAPSAPRPRRDAGGRGGVYEHLGGAPRRRKLYCATKYHLQIHPSGRINGTLEKNSAFSILEITAVDVGIVAIKGLFSGRYLAMNKRGRLYASENYNSECEFVERIHELGYNTYASRLYRTVPSRAGTKRKASAERLWYVSINGKGRPRRGFKTRRTQKSSLFLPRVLDNKDHEMVRLFHTNVKYRESLLKAPSKNQRRRRGH